GTTCGGTCGCATTGCCCGTGCCGTACTTGCGCATGAGCCGCGCGCGATAGATGTCCACCGTGCGCGAACTGATGTCGAGCGCGCGCCCGATCTGCTTGCTCGTTTTGCCCGTTGCGAGTTGCGCGGCCACCTCCCGCTCGCGCGGCGTGAGTTCGACGGCGACGCGCCGCGTTGCGCTCAGATCCTCGAACGTCCACACGCCTGCCGCGAGCGGGGCTTGGCGCTCGAGCGCGCGGCCCGTCACGTGGCACCAGAACAGCTCGCCGTCGGCGCGCTTCATGATCCGATCGTCGGCGTAGCTGCCTTGGGCCGTCATGATCGGCCCGATGCGCGCGCCGATGCGCATGA
The sequence above is a segment of the Trinickia acidisoli genome. Coding sequences within it:
- a CDS encoding PAS and helix-turn-helix domain-containing protein, giving the protein MPKIDYQTAFHLAPIGLVLSRDRVIEDCNDAVAAIFRCDRPALIGRSFEVLYPSSDEFMRIGARIGPIMTAQGSYADDRIMKRADGELFWCHVTGRALERQAPLAAGVWTFEDLSATRRVAVELTPREREVAAQLATGKTSKQIGRALDISSRTVDIYRARLMRKYGTGNATELMQRLLG